In the Kaistella sp. 97-N-M2 genome, one interval contains:
- a CDS encoding lysylphosphatidylglycerol synthase transmembrane domain-containing protein, translating into MKKTNKIIFTVFKVGLSILLLYFVFKKIPFAEVWGILETGNIAFLALALILFALSQFFSAERLGQYFGALQFNLQKNENRKLYLIGMFYNFFIPGGIGGDAYKVYVLHKKYDWGVKKLSAAVLADRLSGLLAILVLIQLLGISFLPANYKFLIIVSVALTLFLAKLAFTAFFPSFKIIFFRTLLFSFLIQGLQLASIFCIVSSFAAVENIWTYFLVFLISTVLSVLSFSGIGIREWVFMKAGYYLHYDVRISVATAMIFTLMTAFVSLFGIYFQLRNSDLLKRNLEARK; encoded by the coding sequence TTGAAAAAGACAAATAAAATAATCTTCACGGTTTTTAAAGTGGGCCTCAGTATTTTGTTGCTCTATTTTGTTTTTAAAAAAATTCCTTTTGCCGAAGTCTGGGGGATTTTGGAAACGGGTAACATCGCTTTTTTAGCTTTGGCACTGATTTTATTCGCGCTTTCGCAGTTTTTTTCCGCGGAAAGATTAGGGCAGTATTTTGGCGCGCTTCAGTTTAACCTTCAAAAAAACGAGAACCGGAAACTTTATCTGATCGGAATGTTCTATAATTTTTTTATTCCCGGCGGTATTGGCGGCGATGCGTATAAAGTGTATGTGCTTCACAAAAAATATGATTGGGGCGTCAAGAAATTGTCGGCGGCGGTTTTGGCGGACCGGCTTTCAGGTTTGCTCGCTATTTTGGTCTTGATTCAGCTTTTGGGAATCTCCTTTCTTCCCGCGAATTATAAATTTTTAATTATTGTTTCTGTTGCGTTGACCCTTTTTCTGGCAAAATTGGCTTTTACTGCTTTTTTTCCGTCTTTTAAAATTATTTTTTTCCGTACGCTGCTTTTTTCTTTTCTGATTCAGGGACTGCAGTTGGCTTCGATTTTCTGCATCGTGAGTTCATTTGCCGCTGTAGAAAATATCTGGACGTATTTTCTCGTCTTTCTTATCAGTACGGTTTTAAGTGTGCTTTCCTTTTCCGGTATCGGTATTCGAGAGTGGGTTTTTATGAAAGCGGGGTATTATTTACATTACGATGTGCGAATTTCGGTGGCAACTGCCATGATATTTACTTTGATGACGGCTTTTGTTTCGCTCTTCGGGATTTATTTTCAATTAAGAAATTCGGATCTTCTGAAAAGAAATTTGGAGGCAAGGAAGTAA
- a CDS encoding glycosyltransferase family 2 protein has protein sequence MDASQFYSVVVPLYNEAENAPLLIQAVHDALKNYPYELILIDDFSTDETVKVVKDLAAPNVVLIELKKNYGQSSALMAGIDYASGDYIITMDGDMQNDPSDIPMMIEKLNSGSYDLVVGQRQKRQDNLLRTFPSKVANFIIRTTTKLNVKDHGCALKVFTKDTAKELDLYGESHRFITLHAHMNGARIAEVPVKHHSRKFGVSKYGIGRTTKVINDLLLLLFNQKYLQKPIYLFGNIGILIFGLGMLINFYLLILKILGNSIGGRPLLILGILLVFVGIQFFTTGIIIDLLMKTYYESQKKRPFNIRKISSF, from the coding sequence ATGGATGCAAGCCAATTTTACTCTGTCGTCGTTCCTTTATATAATGAAGCTGAGAATGCGCCGCTGCTCATTCAGGCCGTCCATGATGCGTTGAAAAATTACCCTTACGAACTTATTCTTATTGATGATTTCTCCACGGATGAAACCGTGAAAGTGGTGAAAGATCTGGCTGCACCGAATGTTGTCCTCATCGAGCTGAAAAAAAATTACGGACAAAGTTCCGCGCTCATGGCGGGAATCGATTATGCCTCCGGCGACTATATCATCACGATGGATGGCGATATGCAGAACGATCCGTCGGATATCCCGATGATGATTGAAAAACTGAACTCGGGCAGTTATGATCTGGTGGTCGGCCAACGGCAAAAAAGGCAGGACAATCTCTTACGCACATTTCCGTCGAAAGTGGCGAATTTCATCATCAGAACAACAACGAAGCTTAATGTGAAAGACCACGGTTGCGCGCTGAAAGTCTTCACGAAAGATACAGCGAAAGAACTCGATCTTTATGGCGAAAGTCACCGTTTTATTACGCTGCATGCGCACATGAACGGAGCACGAATTGCCGAGGTACCTGTAAAGCATCATTCGCGGAAATTTGGCGTATCAAAATATGGCATCGGGCGCACGACGAAAGTCATCAACGATCTTCTACTTCTGTTGTTTAACCAAAAATATCTGCAAAAACCTATTTATCTCTTTGGCAACATCGGAATTCTTATTTTCGGTTTGGGAATGCTTATTAATTTCTACCTTTTAATTCTTAAAATTCTGGGCAATTCCATTGGTGGACGACCGCTTTTGATTTTAGGAATTTTATTGGTATTTGTGGGAATTCAGTTTTTTACCACGGGAATCATTATCGATCTCCTAATGAAAACCTACTACGAGTCCCAGAAAAAGAGACCTTTCAACATTCGCAAAATCTCTTCTTTTTGA